In Candidatus Methylomirabilota bacterium, one genomic interval encodes:
- a CDS encoding 2-oxoglutarate and iron-dependent oxygenase domain-containing protein: protein MNLFKSLAVKDLEAATRAIPVIDFGPAFRGERGGLDAVAAEVRRASENVGFFYLKGHGVPDAVVDEAFAASREFHAMPGDEKRRLAIDENNIGYLAPNESIQGASSVHKATRPNFNESFFISHDRAADHPDVRAGKPLRGRNQWPAGHAAMRAAMVRYFKSLEAVGERMLPVLARALHMPADFFAPYFRDEAHINLRFLHYPPQETDDDEQFGQGPHTDNSFITILARMEVPGLAVGLPNGEWMAPPLIPGTFLVNLGNMMKRWSNDRFLSTPHGVLNDSGTDRYSIAFFYSPNVASVIECLPSCVGPDNPPRYGPAVYRDLVLAFYNANYFHRKGYAGKTAGAAS, encoded by the coding sequence ATGAACCTCTTCAAGTCGCTTGCCGTCAAGGACCTCGAGGCGGCCACGCGCGCCATCCCCGTGATCGACTTCGGGCCGGCCTTCCGCGGCGAGCGCGGTGGTCTCGACGCGGTCGCGGCCGAGGTGCGGCGGGCCAGCGAAAACGTGGGCTTCTTCTACTTGAAGGGACACGGCGTGCCCGACGCCGTGGTGGACGAGGCCTTCGCGGCGTCGCGCGAGTTCCACGCGATGCCGGGGGACGAGAAGCGGCGCCTGGCCATCGACGAGAACAATATCGGCTACCTCGCCCCCAACGAGAGTATCCAGGGCGCGTCCAGCGTGCACAAGGCGACGCGCCCGAACTTCAACGAGAGCTTCTTCATCAGCCACGACCGCGCGGCCGACCATCCCGACGTGCGCGCGGGGAAGCCCCTGCGGGGCCGCAACCAGTGGCCGGCCGGCCATGCCGCGATGCGCGCGGCGATGGTGCGTTACTTCAAGTCCCTGGAGGCAGTGGGGGAGCGTATGCTCCCCGTGCTGGCGCGCGCGCTCCACATGCCGGCGGACTTCTTCGCGCCCTACTTCCGGGACGAGGCGCACATCAACCTCCGCTTCCTGCACTATCCGCCGCAAGAGACGGATGACGACGAGCAGTTCGGCCAGGGGCCCCACACGGACAACTCGTTCATCACGATCCTGGCGCGAATGGAGGTGCCCGGATTGGCGGTGGGGTTGCCCAACGGCGAATGGATGGCGCCGCCGCTGATCCCCGGGACGTTCCTCGTGAACCTCGGCAACATGATGAAGCGCTGGTCGAACGACCGCTTCCTGTCCACGCCCCACGGCGTGCTGAACGACTCGGGCACCGACCGCTACTCGATCGCCTTCTTTTACAGCCCCAATGTGGCATCCGTGATCGAGTGCCTGCCGTCCTGCGTGGGCCCCGACAATCCTCCGCGCTACGGGCCGGCGGTGTACCGCGACCTCGTCCTCGCCTTCTACAACGCCAACTACTTCCACCGGAAGGGCTACGCCGGCAAGACCGCGGGCGCGGCCTCGTGA
- a CDS encoding polysaccharide deacetylase, which produces MTPPAIGWPSGARCAVMMTFDLDGESPWIHRDPALAERPLHMSMGAYGPKTGMPRILDLLDRYGIKTCIFIPGWIVERYPALCEEIVKRGHEVGHHGYLHEKPFFMKSREEEEELLVKSLQIFKKILGVTPLGARVPSADPSRHSMDLLAQHGFVYHSNALDTDLPYCHATPHGPVVEFPTAWCNNDAPFFLWSAVPPVGNGIWSQEDVWEIWSEEFEGLYEEGSLFNWLGHPQIIGRPSRMRMVERLIQRILGKGRIWWPRPVELARFWLAREKAGARA; this is translated from the coding sequence ATGACACCCCCCGCGATCGGCTGGCCCAGCGGCGCGCGCTGTGCGGTGATGATGACGTTCGATCTCGACGGCGAGAGCCCGTGGATCCACCGCGATCCCGCCCTCGCGGAGCGGCCCCTGCACATGTCCATGGGCGCCTACGGGCCCAAGACCGGCATGCCGCGCATCCTCGATCTCCTCGACCGCTACGGGATCAAGACGTGCATCTTCATCCCGGGCTGGATCGTCGAGCGCTACCCCGCCCTCTGCGAGGAGATCGTCAAGCGCGGGCACGAGGTCGGGCATCACGGGTATCTCCACGAGAAGCCCTTCTTCATGAAGAGCCGCGAGGAAGAGGAGGAGCTCTTGGTCAAGAGCCTCCAGATCTTCAAGAAGATCCTGGGGGTGACGCCGCTGGGGGCGCGCGTGCCGTCCGCCGATCCGAGCCGGCACTCCATGGATCTCCTCGCCCAGCACGGCTTCGTCTATCACAGCAACGCGCTCGACACCGATCTCCCCTACTGCCACGCCACGCCCCACGGCCCCGTCGTCGAGTTCCCCACCGCCTGGTGCAACAACGACGCCCCGTTCTTCCTCTGGAGCGCGGTGCCGCCGGTGGGCAACGGCATCTGGAGCCAGGAAGACGTGTGGGAGATCTGGTCCGAAGAGTTCGAGGGCCTGTACGAGGAGGGGAGCCTCTTCAACTGGCTCGGGCATCCCCAGATCATCGGGCGCCCCTCGCGCATGCGCATGGTCGAACGGCTCATCCAGCGCATTCTCGGCAAGGGGCGGATCTGGTGGCCCCGGCCGGTCGAGCTCGCCCGCTTCTGGCTCGCGCGCGAGAAGGCGGGGGCGCGCGCCTGA
- a CDS encoding glucose 1-dehydrogenase: MAGRLAGRVALVTGASRGFGRAIALAFAREGAKLVANYHASEREGKDVAAEAGRLGAEAIAVRGDVAQDADARGLVQAALDRFGRLDILVNNAGIMVRGPLLELPADGYQRMLDVNVTGTIFCTRHALPGMIARKHGRIINLSSQLAQRPVGAGGGFAAYAATKGALESLTRVLAAEVGEHGITVNAISPGGIDTDMSRAVMTPEYRTRRLAELPVHRFGSVDDVAYCAVVLAADEAGYLTGQIMHPSGGWVSG, from the coding sequence ATGGCCGGCCGCCTGGCCGGACGCGTGGCCCTCGTCACCGGCGCGAGCCGGGGCTTCGGCCGGGCCATCGCGCTCGCCTTCGCCCGCGAGGGCGCCAAGCTTGTGGCCAACTACCACGCGAGCGAGCGCGAGGGCAAGGACGTCGCGGCGGAAGCGGGGCGGCTCGGCGCCGAGGCCATCGCCGTCCGCGGCGACGTCGCGCAGGACGCCGACGCGCGCGGCCTCGTACAGGCAGCGCTGGACCGCTTCGGGCGTCTCGACATCCTCGTGAACAACGCGGGCATCATGGTGCGCGGCCCGCTGCTCGAGCTCCCCGCGGACGGGTATCAGCGCATGCTCGACGTGAACGTCACGGGCACCATCTTCTGTACGCGGCACGCTCTACCCGGCATGATCGCGCGCAAGCACGGGCGGATCATCAATCTCTCCTCCCAGCTCGCCCAGCGTCCGGTGGGCGCGGGCGGCGGCTTCGCGGCCTACGCCGCCACCAAGGGCGCGCTGGAGTCGCTCACGCGCGTGCTCGCCGCCGAGGTGGGCGAGCACGGCATCACGGTAAACGCGATCTCGCCCGGCGGCATCGACACCGACATGAGCCGGGCCGTCATGACGCCGGAATACCGCACGCGCCGGCTCGCCGAGCTGCCGGTGCACCGCTTCGGCAGCGTGGACGACGTGGCGTACTGCGCGGTGGTGCTGGCCGCCGACGAGGCTGGCTATCTCACGGGGCAGATCATGCACCCCAGCGGCGGCTGGGTCTCGGGATAA